In Gemmatimonadota bacterium, the DNA window AGGTATCGCCGGTACATCTCTGCGTACTCGCCTCCATTGCGAATCAGTTCTGCGTGTATCCCTTGTTCGAGGATCTGACCGTCGCCGAGAACGATGATCAGGTCGGCATTTGCCACTGTTGTGAGTCTGTGAGAGACTATGAATGTGGTGCGTCCTTCTGCCACGCGGTCCAGGCTTTGTAAAAATCGCTGTTCTGTGGCGCTGTCCAGGGATGATGTGGGCTCGTCCAGAATGAGAATTTTGGGATCGCGAACCATGGCCCGGGCAATCCCGATCCGCTGTTTCTGACCCCCTGAGATTCGCGTGCCTTCTCGAAGGTCGGTGTCATATCCGTTGCGTTGGGATGAGGCAAATGCGTCTATGTCCGCCAGTTGGGCGGCTCTGACCACCTCATCGTCAGATGCATGGGGCTGACCGAATAGGATATTTTCTTTGATTGTTCCGTTGAACAAATGCGTTTCCTGTAAAACCAGACCAACCTGGTCCTGATAGGTGCTCGATTTTACTTCTCTGAGGTCCTGGCCATCTACTATTACCCTGCCCGAATCCGGGTCGTATAGCCGGAGAAGCAGGTTCGCTACCGTGGTTTTGCCCGATCCACTGTGTCCCACCAGGGCGATTTTTTGACCTGCCTGAACGGTGAAGCTCAGGTTGCGCAGGATCGGTGTGCCATCCTCGTAAGAAAAGGAAACATTGTCAAAGACGACATCGCCCCTGACAGGTGGCATTGCCGGTGCATTGGGACGGTCTGTAACAGCGGGAACCTGATCCAGTGTTTCGAGAATGCGCTCGGCGGGAACCATTGCAATGCGAACTTGCTGAAAATACCGAATCAGGACTTGAATGGGATTGGACAGGCGATTCGTATAGGAGAAAATGGGGAAGACAGACCCATAGGAGAGGTTGCCTAAAATAACTTCTCTGAGAAAGTACAGTCTTATCAGTCGATTTTTTAAATAGGGAAGCAGGCCGTTATTGCGCGCGAGTTCTCCTTCGATGACACGCATATAAAACAGGCGCATCGCGGCGCGATATCCTTCGATGGTGAGATTGAGATATCGCTTTACTTCGTGCCGACGCCGACCAAATGTCTGTACGACAGCTGCCCCGGCAACGCCTTCTTGAAGCCCGGCGTCGCGCGCCTGCCATCTCTCTCTTACGCGGCGATCGAATCTGCGCTGTATGGTCGCGATCTTCTGGGCGACCATTCCATAAGGGATTGAGTAAATCAGAATGACCAGCGAGACTCGCCAGTCCAACCAGGTGGTGAAGATGAGTATGAGTATGAACTCATAGACCGCACGCAATGTCGCTGGCAAGATGTCCGTAATCATGCGCATTACGGCCCCCGTATCTGCGCTGGCGCGATACATGTGCTCGCCAATACCACGACTCTCGTAGAAGGTCATGGAGAGACGCTGGAGGTGGGTGAAGAAGTGGGTTTTGAGGGCTAAGCTCACGCGTAGATCTACGTAGTGATTGAGTATGGTCGTCATGGTACCGACCAATCTCTGAATCAGAACAAGCACGACATAGGCGACAAAGATACTGTAGAACAGGTTCCAATCTTGATTTGGAAATGCATCATCGATGAGAAACTTGCTCAGCCACGGATTCACAACCCGAAACGTGCTGACGACAATCGTGCCCATTACGACGAGCAGTGCCTTATCCCAGACGGGAATCATTAGCCTGAGAAAACGCAGAAAGACTCTTATGAGTGACTGTTTTACCCCCTTGCGGGGAGGAGGAAAATAGTTGAACATTATCTGGTCTTACCTGTTCAATATACGCGCGTGGACTGCTCTCAAAGATACCACAATTAGGCGAAGATATGTTTGAATGTCAATTGGATTTTCGGGTTTGTGGGAGAACAGAAAACAATTGCGTCTGGCAGAAAATCCACTTTTTTATACAATAGTCTATATGTTGTGGCACATTTATTGCATCTGCAGGAGCCTGCTTCATGTTTAATCTGATCGGAAATTACGCCAAAATTGCTATCAGGAATTTGATGCGGAACAAAGTGTATTCCGCGCTCAATATCCTCGGTTTGGGCATCGCCATGTCCTGCTGCCTTTTAATCGTGTTGTTTTTACAACGCGAACTGCAATACGATCACAGATATGAAAAGGGGGATCGCATTTACAAGGTTGTGCGAGAAATAAATATCCAGGGCGGATCGCGCAATTTTTCCTGGGGTACGTCGGGATCTTTGGCCCCCGCGTTGCAACGCGATTTCCCCGAAGTGGAGTCAGCTATTCGAATATGGCCCTGGAATGTGAAGGTCGAACGCGAGAATATTTTGTTTCCCACACGGCTCAATCGCGTTGACAAACACGTATTTGACGTGTTTGAAGCCGAATTTGTTCAGGGCAGCGCACAGACGGCTTTTGAAGATCCAACGAGTATTGTGATTACCGAGCGCATGGCGAATGTTATCTACGGCGAGGAAAACCCGATGGGCAGGGTGCTCACCGTTGTCAATTCGATTTTTGGAGGCGATTATATTGTGCGGGGTGTGTTGAAAGATCGCTTCGAACCCACGACAATCCCGTTTAATATGTTCATATCGAGAGACCCCAATGCCCAATGGAGTAACAAATTGCACAGATGGGATCCGGCTGCGGGTTTTCGACCGGTACAAACCTATATTTTGCTTCAAGAAGGTGTTTCTCCCAAAACACTGGAGCAAAAATTTCCAGATTTTATAACGCGCTATATGGGCGCAGAAATCCAAAAATACAATGCGTATCATCTTCAACCCCTGCATCGGGTCTATTTGCATTCGCGCGCAGATTACGACATCCAGAGCTTCGGCGATATCGATCAACTCTATACGATGTGTGTGATTGCTGCATTTATTCTGATCATTGCCTGCGTGAACTTTATGAATCTGGCGACAGCCCAATCAGTCCGGCGCGCAAGAGAGGTGGGCTTGCGAAAAGTGGTCGGTGCCAGTCGCGGGCAGTTGATCCAGCAATTTCTGGGAGAGTCCCTGATTGTCGCCTGTCTCGCGTCGTTGCTGGCACTTATTGTTGCGCACGCGGCACTGCCCGTGTTTAATGATTTGATCCAGCAAAATCTGGTATTAGATCTCAGGGCATATATGACTTTGATCCCGGCGTTGATCGGCGTGGTACTGGTATCCGGGATACTCGCCGGAGGTTATCCCGCCTTTGTTTTATCTGCCTGGCAACCGATTGATACATTGAAGAGCCAGGTTCAATCCAGATCGGGTGGTTCGTGGTTCTGGAAGGGTCTGGTGATATTCCAATTTTCAATTTCGATTTTTTTGATCGTAGGGACGCTGGTCGTGCGCAACCAGATCTCTTATATGCTGGATCGGGATCTGGGGGTTGATACAGAACATCTGGTCATGTTACCCATTTTTATTTCGAGCCGGGAGGCGCATTTTGTTCACGCCAACCGCCTGTCGTCGCGATACAGTACTGTGAAGCAGTCGTTTTTGAGGCATCCCAATGTCGTTGGGGCAACAGCATCTCAGTATCGCGCCTTTCCCAGCGGGGGTGGCTCGCGGAGCAAGCCCATTCGCCCAGAGGATTTGCCGGGAGATGACTGGTGGATTCTGATCAACGAGGTCGATCAGGACTTTGTAAAAACAATGGGTATCGAGCTGGTTGCTGGCAAAAACTTCACCCCGGGCAAGGGCAATCCCCTCAGGGGATGGACGCGCGAATTTCTGATCAATGAGTCGGCAGCCAAATTATTTGGCTGGGATAATCCCATCGGCAAACAAATTCAGAAGCTGGATGGGGGCGGCGGCACGGGTACTGTTGTGGGCGTGTTTAAGGATTACCATTTTGATTCCTTAAAAGAAAAAATCGCGCCCCTCGCATTTGTCAAGTGGGCCAGGCTATATGCGTATTTAACGCTTAAAATAAAGGGCGGACAGTTTGTAGAGACGATGGATTTTTTGGAAGAGGAATGGTATAAGTTCGTGCCCAACGAAGCGTTTAACCCCATTTTTATGGACGATGGATTAGCATCTGCGTACCGCAATGAACTTCGCCTGAGAAGAATTGCTGGCATTTCTTCATTGCTGGCGATCGTGGTGTGCTGTTTGGGTCTGTTCGGTTTGGCCGCTATCTCTGCCCAACGGCGCACAAAGGAGATTGGTGTGCGCAAGGTGCTCGGTGCGTCTGGCGGACAAATTGTGACGATGTTTTCAGCCGAATTTGTCAAGCTGGTCGCGTTTGCCAGTCTTATTGCCTGGCCTCTGGCTTATTATATGCTCAATGACTGGTTAGCCGATTTTGCCTATCGCATCGGTCTGGATATCTCGGTATTTGTATTGAGCAGTGTACTGGCTATTGCCATTGCCCTGATCACTGTGAGTTACCAGGCCTGGAAAGCGGCGCAGACCAATCCGATTGAGGCGCTTAAGTACGAATAGGGTCTCAATCGGCTGCATCGACGTCTGTGCCCAACTGCATCTGCTCATCCCATATTCTGCGGTAGAGACCGTTTGCTGATAGCAAGTCGTCGTGTGTGCCATTTTCGACGATTCTGCCCTGATCCAAAACGTAGATTCGGTCTGCTTTTTGAACGGTCATGAGTCTGTGAGAAACCATCACGGTGGTTCGCCCCTCCGATACGTTCCAGATCGTGTCCATGACGTGTTCTTCCGATCGAGAATCCAGGTTCGAGGTCGCTTCATCCAGAATGAAAACCGCGGGATCTCTGATCAGGGCGCGGGCAATGCCTATTCTTTGCTTTTGTCCGCCGGATAATCTCGTTCCCTCTCCAAGATCTCTTTCAAATCCCTCCGGGTGGGCGATGACGGCATCGTAAAGCGCGGCCATGCGGGCTGCTTCTTCTACGTCTGCGTCCGAAGCCTTTAGATTTCCATACCGGATATTCTCGCGGATAGTTCCGGAAAATAAAAAGGTGTCTTGAAGCACAACGCCGAGTTGATTGCGGTAGCTCAAGAGTCGGACATCTTTCAGGTCGTGTCCATCTACGAGAACCGATCCGGTGGTGGGATCGTAAAGCCTCAAGATGAGGTATAGCATTGAGGTCTTGCCCGATCCACTCGGTCCCACGAATGCGACGCGCTCTCCAGGACGGATTGTGATGTTGATATTTTCCAGCACGGGCTGTCCCGATTCGTATTCAAATCCCACGTTTCTGAATTCGATTGTGCCGCTGAGGGACGGTATGGTGCTCGCATCGGGCGCATCGCTTATCTCGGGTTGAACGTCAAGGGTTTGCAGGACGCGTTCGGCCTGGACGAGTTGAAGGCGAATGCTCTGGATCAGCCTGATCATTCTCTCCATCGGGCCTTCAAATTGCCGGGCGAGGAAAAACACAACACTGAATTCTCCGATGCTCAACTCCCCGGTCATGGTGTGGTAACCTACGTAGAGCCACAACACTTTTTCAACGCCTTCAGAGAGAAACCACAGAACGCCCTGGTGCGTAAAGATATGTAGAACGCGGTACTTGATCCAATATCTGCGGTTCTCGATAAAAGTTGATGCATATCGGCGGGCAGACCAGCGCATGCGGCCGAAACCTTTGACGGTCTTGGTCGCGGCTATACCGTCTCTCAAGATCGTCCTCAGGTACTGTGCCTGCATTCTCATGTCCCATCGGACTCTCTGAAGGCGCGTGTAGAAGTAGTGGGATAGGGCTGTGTAGGGAAAGGAGTAGAGAAAAATCAGCACTGTGAGATAGGGATCGACCAGACTGAGGATGATGCCCGTCCAGATAATCCGGTAGGCTATGGTGATCGCATTGGGAACATCGTCGGTGATCATGGTGATCAGGCCACCTCCGACGTCAGCAGTGCTGCGATACATGTGTTCGCCGATGGGCCGACTCTGAAGAAAGCCCAGGGAAAGTTTGTGGAGGTGGTCGTAGAAGATCGTGCGCAGGTGGATGGTGACTTTCATGTCGATATACCACCCGAGGATACGCCGTGTTATTTGAGAGACATTCGAGATGATCCACATCAGGAATTGGATACCAAAGACAAAAAAGAAAAGCTGCAAGCGGCGATCTACTGGCAGGTCGATGTTCAGAATGACTTCATCGACCTGATATCGATTCAAAAAGACGCCTATCTCACGGAGCGGAACGCCTACCATGATGAATAGCATCCCGAGGATGACTTTCGTCTTGTGGGGATACAGGTACTTGAAAAATCGCCAGAAGGTTTCCCATTCGCGGTTTGCCCGTTCCTGTTCTGGAGACCAGGCCGGACCTCGCCACACTTCGGGCTTTCTCTGTCGGATGTCGAGAATTCTCATTGCCATCCTCAGGTCTTATGAGACCTTCATAAAATCAACATTGACGCGTAAATTTATGAATATTCCGAATAATTCGCTACCTAATTTAGTATAGCGCGAGTGAATGCCCGTCATCGGGAAACCAGATCAGATCAATGACAAACGAAATCCCGACACCAACGAAATACCCCAGCATCATACCAAAGAAGAAGGGTGAGGCTTTACGATACAGGCTGATGCCGCCTATACGGAGGATGGCGGCTTTGGCGAACCAGGCGAAGAAAATCGAGAATATCGTGCGATTGGCAGGGTATGAGGTTGCCGAGACCAGGCCGATGGGGTGCAGCGGAAAAGCCGGATAGATATAGCGGAGGACCATATTGGCGACGGTGACTGCAGTTCCGATCAGACCCCACAAGGCGAGATGTCGCTTCATTGCGAAGGGGTCGCGGATGTAACCAACGCCTCTATCAAATACGGCCTGGACGGATCCCGCGTAGATGCTGCCGTAGTTGAATGCGCCCGTCTGGTAGCCGGAAGCGATCGCGTAATAGGCGCTGCCTCCCACAACAACGGCAACGGCGATTGCGACTGCGAGGATCATTCTTCCCCGGTCTTCGCGAACATCATCGAAGAGTTTCGTGGCGTTGGCCATAGGGGCCATCAGGACGGTTTTCAGATCGCGGTGCCAGGTGTAGGTCAACGCCAATGCCACAATGCTCTGCGCGTTCATGTTTGTGAGCCCGACAATATGGTAGGTCGCGAACTGTGCGTGTATGATGCGAGAGCTGATCAGTCCTGTTTCGATGCTGATCTTTGAGATCCCAAGCCAGACCACAATGACAAGGCCGACGAAGACAAATGCCACATATACGGTCATTCCCGATGCGACGCACCACGCGCAGATGAACAGCGCACTGAGGATGAGTCCGAATACTGCTGAACGGTAGGAGAGCATCTCCCGAGTATCGTCTATCGTCGGGTCCTTTATAAATGCCTTTCTGGCGACATCTCTCAAATGGCCGCGGGCGGTCCACAGTCCCCAGGGAATCAGGACGAAAAGTGCGCCAAGTCCTTGCCAGTTTTCAAAATCGGAAGTGTCTGCACGCAGTGGACCTGTTTCGAATCCAAATCTTCTGAACATACCAAGCTGAAACGTCAGGAACAGGAAGTAGATAATGATGCTTCCGGATACTTCGAGCTCAACGAAGTAAGAGGCACCGATGATCAGTGGATAGAATCGGGTCTCGATGGGGGGAAAGTCTCGACCCAGTTGGATAAGCCCGAAATCTCTTGGAATGGCCGGGAATAAGGGTGTGAAGTATCCGATCATGTTCCACATAATCGGGAAGATCGCGAAAGCGAAGCCGATCCAGAAAACAGGCTGGTTCATGAACCCGGCGGTGAAAAATCCACGAGGTTCTTCGTCCGCCATGTTCATCGGCAGCTTCATCAGGGGGAAGGAGAGCCGTTCGTTCTCGACCCACTGCTTCCGGAAGATCGCGACCATACAATAGCAGAAGCAGGCGACCGCGCCTACGAGCGATAGGCGCCAGGTCAACGGTATGAACCAGGCTCCCCACGGGATCGAAGCGCCGCGGGGGAGTCCTTCGTAGAACCATTTGGTAGCCATAACATCCGTTACGACTGCCCAATCGACGAGATATGGATGCAGTTCGGTCGCCCAGCCGTTCTCGGATGATGGAAAGTAATAGGGCGCACCGATGTTCGCGATCATGTGCGCCATGAAGTAGCTGGGCAGAGCCGATCCAATCAGGGCCATTGCAAAGATGACGAGAAGCTCGGCTCTTGTGAGCATGGCCCCCGGGCGGATGGCCTGGATGACTTTGTTGAGGATGACAGCGATGATGAAGAAGGGAACCATCACGCCCCAGGGGAGATGGTCCTGCGCCATTTTGGTCGTATGGCCGATGTGACGCGTGTAGTGACCGCCCCAGGCCATGAAAGTCACACACAGGGTACCCAGCGCAATGGATCGAGCCGTTATGGCGTGCCGAAGGGGACGAATCTCCGGTTCAGCTATGGGTTGTACCTCGGCCAATCAGAGCCTCCAGATCCATTGGTCGCGGCTTGCCCGTTC includes these proteins:
- a CDS encoding ABC transporter ATP-binding protein, producing MAMRILDIRQRKPEVWRGPAWSPEQERANREWETFWRFFKYLYPHKTKVILGMLFIMVGVPLREIGVFLNRYQVDEVILNIDLPVDRRLQLFFFVFGIQFLMWIISNVSQITRRILGWYIDMKVTIHLRTIFYDHLHKLSLGFLQSRPIGEHMYRSTADVGGGLITMITDDVPNAITIAYRIIWTGIILSLVDPYLTVLIFLYSFPYTALSHYFYTRLQRVRWDMRMQAQYLRTILRDGIAATKTVKGFGRMRWSARRYASTFIENRRYWIKYRVLHIFTHQGVLWFLSEGVEKVLWLYVGYHTMTGELSIGEFSVVFFLARQFEGPMERMIRLIQSIRLQLVQAERVLQTLDVQPEISDAPDASTIPSLSGTIEFRNVGFEYESGQPVLENINITIRPGERVAFVGPSGSGKTSMLYLILRLYDPTTGSVLVDGHDLKDVRLLSYRNQLGVVLQDTFLFSGTIRENIRYGNLKASDADVEEAARMAALYDAVIAHPEGFERDLGEGTRLSGGQKQRIGIARALIRDPAVFILDEATSNLDSRSEEHVMDTIWNVSEGRTTVMVSHRLMTVQKADRIYVLDQGRIVENGTHDDLLSANGLYRRIWDEQMQLGTDVDAAD
- a CDS encoding ABC transporter ATP-binding protein gives rise to the protein MFNYFPPPRKGVKQSLIRVFLRFLRLMIPVWDKALLVVMGTIVVSTFRVVNPWLSKFLIDDAFPNQDWNLFYSIFVAYVVLVLIQRLVGTMTTILNHYVDLRVSLALKTHFFTHLQRLSMTFYESRGIGEHMYRASADTGAVMRMITDILPATLRAVYEFILILIFTTWLDWRVSLVILIYSIPYGMVAQKIATIQRRFDRRVRERWQARDAGLQEGVAGAAVVQTFGRRRHEVKRYLNLTIEGYRAAMRLFYMRVIEGELARNNGLLPYLKNRLIRLYFLREVILGNLSYGSVFPIFSYTNRLSNPIQVLIRYFQQVRIAMVPAERILETLDQVPAVTDRPNAPAMPPVRGDVVFDNVSFSYEDGTPILRNLSFTVQAGQKIALVGHSGSGKTTVANLLLRLYDPDSGRVIVDGQDLREVKSSTYQDQVGLVLQETHLFNGTIKENILFGQPHASDDEVVRAAQLADIDAFASSQRNGYDTDLREGTRISGGQKQRIGIARAMVRDPKILILDEPTSSLDSATEQRFLQSLDRVAEGRTTFIVSHRLTTVANADLIIVLGDGQILEQGIHAELIRNGGEYAEMYRRYLGLDDTRQVG
- a CDS encoding FtsX-like permease family protein, whose amino-acid sequence is MFNLIGNYAKIAIRNLMRNKVYSALNILGLGIAMSCCLLIVLFLQRELQYDHRYEKGDRIYKVVREINIQGGSRNFSWGTSGSLAPALQRDFPEVESAIRIWPWNVKVERENILFPTRLNRVDKHVFDVFEAEFVQGSAQTAFEDPTSIVITERMANVIYGEENPMGRVLTVVNSIFGGDYIVRGVLKDRFEPTTIPFNMFISRDPNAQWSNKLHRWDPAAGFRPVQTYILLQEGVSPKTLEQKFPDFITRYMGAEIQKYNAYHLQPLHRVYLHSRADYDIQSFGDIDQLYTMCVIAAFILIIACVNFMNLATAQSVRRAREVGLRKVVGASRGQLIQQFLGESLIVACLASLLALIVAHAALPVFNDLIQQNLVLDLRAYMTLIPALIGVVLVSGILAGGYPAFVLSAWQPIDTLKSQVQSRSGGSWFWKGLVIFQFSISIFLIVGTLVVRNQISYMLDRDLGVDTEHLVMLPIFISSREAHFVHANRLSSRYSTVKQSFLRHPNVVGATASQYRAFPSGGGSRSKPIRPEDLPGDDWWILINEVDQDFVKTMGIELVAGKNFTPGKGNPLRGWTREFLINESAAKLFGWDNPIGKQIQKLDGGGGTGTVVGVFKDYHFDSLKEKIAPLAFVKWARLYAYLTLKIKGGQFVETMDFLEEEWYKFVPNEAFNPIFMDDGLASAYRNELRLRRIAGISSLLAIVVCCLGLFGLAAISAQRRTKEIGVRKVLGASGGQIVTMFSAEFVKLVAFASLIAWPLAYYMLNDWLADFAYRIGLDISVFVLSSVLAIAIALITVSYQAWKAAQTNPIEALKYE